A genomic stretch from Chitinophaga agri includes:
- a CDS encoding SusC/RagA family TonB-linked outer membrane protein, which translates to MKNVDLLKVRHRYAWQSALLRMKFTLLLFLPALYPLAAVADGYHTLFSVLQDITLKGKIVDKNKEPIIGATIKVVGTSKGTTTLPDGTFTLSVANGAQITISAIGFLPQTLTVNGSAPLTITLDADTKGLSEVVVVGYGAQKREAVSGSIATVKGADLVKSPATNLSNSIAGRMPGVTAMQNSGEPGADGSSLRIRGSNTLGNNDPLIVIDGVAGRSGGLERLNPQDIESISVLKDASAAIYGARAANGVILVTTKRGKSGKPQLSYSFNQGWSQPTTIPKMSDAAEYAQLRDELSLYRDVPGREWTTAWDTYKQGGSYTSPTTNKKWDVAFGPSEIDRFRNSTDPWLYPNTDWYDATFKTWAPQSNHSVQVSGGSENMRYLTSFGYQSQDAYYKKSATGYDQYSLRINLDGKINKYVNVSVDMLGRQEDRNYPTRSAGDIFRMLMRGKPTEPAFWPNGLPGPDIEYGNNPVVITTDQTGYDKDKRYYVQTSARLDIQIPGVEGLKLSGNVAFDKYIKRTKRWMTPWYLYTWDKKSYQDDGVTPVLVKSKRGTDQATLNQGDEDQSNILLRGLLTYDRTFKKDHTLNFVFGIERETVHSDNFNAFRRYFISSLIDQMFAGGDAEKDNGGSAWDRARLNYFGRVAYNYKEKYLAEFVWRNDGSYMFPSSSRFGFFPGLMLGWRVSEEGFWKDNVKFMNYLKLRASWGKLGNDQVYFDDNNDGTLTLQEYQYYSTYGFSSYILGGNVVKSLFEARIPNPYISWEVANNYNVGVDGAFLNGKVYFELDAFMNKRSGILVRRNASVPQTTGMTLPAENIGKVDNKGFEFRVGYNSTIGTKFRYDVSVNGGYSKNKIVFWDEAPGAPVWQRSTGKQMNTNLYYEYDGVFRDYAEIDKNTIDYSALTNNLRPGDMKFRDIDGNGKIDGDDKIRYGKSTQPTFTGGLNINMQYGNFDCAILVQGATGGALHINTESGEIGNFTKDYYDHRWSPDNPSSVDPRVNDRNDTYWANGNTYWIRSTNYVRLKNLELGYSIPDFLKKRSGITNLRIYANCLNLFTANSLKILDPESINGNGQYYPQSRVLNAGFNLTF; encoded by the coding sequence ATGAAAAATGTAGACCTGTTGAAGGTCAGGCATCGGTATGCCTGGCAGTCAGCTCTATTGCGCATGAAATTCACCCTGCTGCTTTTTTTACCTGCCCTTTATCCGCTCGCTGCGGTGGCAGATGGTTATCACACCTTATTTTCTGTTCTACAGGATATTACACTGAAAGGAAAGATCGTTGATAAAAATAAAGAACCAATCATTGGCGCCACTATCAAAGTGGTTGGCACTTCAAAGGGGACTACCACATTACCGGACGGTACTTTTACTTTAAGCGTAGCCAATGGCGCTCAAATCACCATATCTGCAATCGGTTTCCTACCACAAACACTCACTGTTAATGGCTCCGCTCCATTGACCATTACACTCGACGCTGATACCAAAGGTCTCAGTGAAGTAGTTGTCGTAGGATATGGTGCGCAGAAAAGAGAAGCCGTATCCGGTTCCATTGCAACGGTAAAGGGTGCTGACCTCGTAAAATCTCCTGCTACCAACCTGTCCAACTCCATCGCTGGCCGTATGCCCGGCGTCACTGCCATGCAGAACAGTGGTGAACCTGGTGCGGATGGTTCTTCACTCCGTATCCGTGGTTCCAATACACTGGGTAATAATGATCCGCTCATCGTAATTGATGGTGTGGCCGGCCGTAGTGGTGGTCTGGAACGTCTGAACCCCCAGGACATCGAAAGCATTTCCGTACTGAAAGATGCCTCTGCTGCGATCTATGGTGCGCGTGCGGCAAACGGTGTTATTCTCGTAACGACCAAACGCGGTAAAAGTGGTAAACCACAGCTCTCTTACTCCTTTAACCAGGGATGGTCACAGCCGACCACTATTCCCAAAATGTCCGACGCGGCAGAATACGCGCAGCTGCGTGATGAGCTAAGTCTCTACAGGGATGTGCCTGGAAGGGAATGGACCACTGCATGGGATACCTACAAACAAGGCGGTTCCTACACATCTCCTACCACCAACAAGAAATGGGATGTTGCGTTCGGTCCTTCTGAAATCGATAGATTCCGTAACAGCACTGATCCCTGGCTATACCCTAATACGGACTGGTATGACGCTACATTTAAGACATGGGCGCCTCAGTCCAATCACAGCGTACAGGTTTCCGGTGGTAGTGAGAACATGCGTTACCTGACCTCCTTCGGTTACCAGTCGCAGGACGCTTACTACAAGAAATCTGCTACCGGATACGATCAGTATAGTCTGCGTATCAACCTGGACGGTAAGATCAATAAATATGTGAACGTTAGCGTAGACATGTTAGGCAGACAGGAAGACCGTAATTATCCTACCCGTTCCGCTGGTGACATCTTCCGTATGCTGATGCGTGGCAAACCAACAGAGCCCGCGTTCTGGCCTAACGGATTACCTGGCCCGGACATCGAATATGGTAACAATCCTGTCGTTATTACGACCGATCAGACCGGCTACGATAAGGACAAACGTTACTATGTACAGACCAGTGCGCGCCTGGATATACAGATCCCTGGTGTAGAAGGACTGAAGCTGAGCGGTAACGTCGCATTCGATAAATATATCAAACGTACCAAGAGATGGATGACACCATGGTACCTCTATACATGGGATAAGAAATCCTACCAGGACGATGGTGTTACACCCGTACTCGTGAAGAGCAAACGTGGTACTGATCAGGCTACCCTCAACCAGGGCGATGAAGACCAGAGTAATATTCTGCTGCGTGGATTGCTGACGTACGACCGTACATTTAAGAAAGATCATACGCTGAACTTCGTATTCGGTATTGAAAGAGAAACCGTACACTCTGACAACTTCAACGCCTTCCGCAGATACTTCATTTCCTCTCTCATCGATCAGATGTTTGCCGGTGGTGACGCGGAAAAAGATAACGGTGGCTCCGCCTGGGATCGTGCCCGTCTCAACTACTTCGGTCGTGTGGCGTATAACTATAAAGAGAAATACCTCGCTGAATTCGTATGGCGTAATGATGGCTCCTATATGTTCCCATCTTCTTCCCGTTTCGGGTTCTTCCCGGGACTGATGCTTGGCTGGCGCGTATCAGAAGAAGGCTTCTGGAAGGATAACGTGAAGTTCATGAATTACCTGAAACTTCGTGCTTCCTGGGGTAAACTGGGTAATGACCAGGTATACTTCGATGATAACAATGACGGTACGCTCACCTTACAGGAATATCAGTACTATTCCACCTATGGATTCAGCAGTTATATCCTCGGTGGCAATGTCGTAAAATCCCTGTTCGAGGCACGTATCCCGAATCCATATATCTCCTGGGAGGTGGCCAATAACTACAACGTCGGTGTGGATGGAGCTTTCCTGAACGGTAAGGTTTACTTTGAACTGGACGCGTTCATGAATAAACGTTCAGGCATTCTGGTGAGAAGGAATGCATCTGTACCACAAACTACCGGTATGACCCTGCCTGCTGAAAATATCGGTAAGGTAGATAACAAGGGTTTTGAGTTCCGTGTGGGCTACAACAGTACCATCGGTACTAAATTCCGTTATGATGTAAGCGTGAACGGTGGTTATTCCAAAAACAAGATCGTGTTCTGGGATGAAGCACCTGGCGCCCCTGTCTGGCAGCGCTCTACTGGCAAGCAGATGAACACCAACCTGTATTACGAATACGATGGCGTGTTCAGAGACTATGCTGAAATTGATAAGAATACGATCGATTACTCTGCATTGACCAATAATCTCCGTCCCGGTGATATGAAGTTCAGGGATATCGACGGTAACGGAAAGATTGACGGTGATGATAAGATCCGCTATGGAAAAAGCACACAGCCTACATTCACCGGCGGTCTGAATATAAACATGCAATACGGCAACTTCGACTGTGCCATCCTGGTACAGGGTGCTACCGGCGGCGCTTTGCATATCAACACAGAATCAGGTGAGATCGGCAACTTTACAAAAGATTACTATGATCATCGCTGGAGCCCTGATAATCCAAGCAGCGTTGACCCGCGCGTAAATGACCGTAATGATACATACTGGGCGAACGGTAACACTTACTGGATCCGCAGTACGAACTATGTACGTCTGAAAAACCTGGAACTCGGCTACAGTATTCCTGATTTCCTGAAGAAAAGATCGGGTATCACTAATCTGAGGATCTATGCAAACTGTTTAAACCTGTTCACGGCTAATAGCCTGAAGATCCTCGATCCGGAATCCATAAATGGTAACGGTCAGTACTATCCGCAGTCAAGGGTATTGAATGCAGGTTTCAATTTAACCTTTTAA
- a CDS encoding carbohydrate-binding protein, protein MQLIVRGQTAAPPPSAAPAPAGTTPPAPMRKGDFQTEFKMKSGSYLGFGQVNLGMGEIGFKVVVFCQNKEKKNGRLEFRIDRPKGKKSKRIGTLKIPFTGDTTYALKLVGNPKYSNGIHDLYLVAKGNPFSITSIQFVQDY, encoded by the coding sequence GTGCAATTGATTGTCCGGGGACAAACGGCCGCACCACCGCCATCTGCAGCACCTGCTCCGGCAGGTACGACGCCGCCGGCGCCAATGAGGAAAGGAGACTTCCAGACAGAATTTAAAATGAAATCCGGTAGCTACCTGGGCTTTGGCCAGGTGAACCTCGGTATGGGTGAAATTGGATTTAAAGTAGTCGTATTCTGCCAGAATAAGGAGAAGAAGAACGGCAGACTCGAGTTTCGTATTGACCGCCCCAAAGGAAAGAAAAGCAAACGTATTGGTACATTGAAGATACCGTTCACCGGCGACACCACCTATGCGCTCAAACTGGTAGGTAACCCCAAGTATTCCAATGGCATACATGACCTCTACCTGGTGGCAAAAGGGAACCCTTTCAGCATTACTTCCATTCAGTTCGTACAGGATTATTAG
- a CDS encoding CheR family methyltransferase has translation MPDTHSEGELNRRRSGSIPNAALKSILTILSEFSGVDFLQYKISTITRRLQRRMSLVNVHRFEEYLTFIKDSENEQNVVYADLLIHVSSFFRDEGSFEYLLRFILPQVVRQSREKEEQVRIWVAGCATGEEAYSLAMCLYELMGDENFASKVKIFATDLSEAVIATARKAVYSSTQVAGVSPERLERFFIEVEQGYEISGIIRDACVFACHNMLTDPPFAKLNLISCRNVLIYMQPVLQKKMLSIFNYALTDRGFLWLGKSETNRSPDLFEMPSKKTKIYLKKNVDKWTLRNAFPTNKKIKHMTPSFDQERDDNVDAQKAADSIILSMYAPSAVLLNEKLDIIEFRGVTMQFFEHGPGKASLNILKLAHRDLVHSLRSALSQAQSTRRNVRKEGLTITTAGGLLGVSFEIVPISNLHENYYLVIFNNQPNEVAAGELVPRRVDMAETADEKNLRIFQLEKEVQRYKEELRAVAEAYEATNEELQSANEELKSLNEELEVSQEELQVINDELSTRNNDLLERNNQLNNARLYAESIVNTVHESLLILDTNIRVVSANASFYRAFKMERKETEGKLLYELGNKQWNTSDLRSLMENLMTSRTPFSNYELTYKSPANGPRTIMMNGQLITSQDLKEELILIAIEDITEVREARERIARKQELVRTNEERLRLALEGTRTGTWDFNPISKELLLSDRSRELFGITSTTPLEFDSFIKEILPADVPAVQARIHAALAGKDNGQINIEFRINLADDKMTWVSCKAQVFFDAHGNAIRVLGVVTDITESKLAEKHLQDVNNRLNFALQTGRLGSWELELATGIINGNDQFRSNFGLSPQSNFTQEKLLALILPEDAQRAEEAMQYALNNRSLYVEEYRIRWPDNSVHWIAATGQGVYEEDGSVKKMIGVTADITERKQAQLHLQQSEAYFRMIADTAPAMIWIAEKDGSFSFFNKAWQKYTGRGLDRNKDNGWYDIMHPEDIDKWKINFSRSSRDRKNFYAEFRLKRHDGTYHWLACSGIPRFNSQDEFVGFIGACTDIDDQKMVEDALERKVRERTIALEDANINLSKRNHELEQFVFITSHDLQEPLRKIRLFADMLESVKPGTPSKIDTAQYLRKVKQSAIRMSDLIRDLIAYSRLELGENAFLPVDLNQIVANVIEDFELLVKDKNAIIDINELPVIDAVPLQMNQLFYNLIGNALKFSRPNAACRITITAHKISDAEMSDLPSLSKGPSYFRIIVADNGIGFNQTYADKLFVIFQRLNQKEKFEGTGIGLALCRKIMDIHNGDIQAFGVEHQGAAFHIIIPETQQ, from the coding sequence ATGCCAGATACACATTCTGAAGGGGAGTTGAACAGAAGGCGATCTGGTTCTATACCCAATGCAGCATTAAAAAGCATATTGACGATCTTATCCGAGTTTTCAGGAGTGGACTTTCTGCAATATAAGATTTCCACCATCACCAGAAGGCTTCAGCGAAGAATGTCACTTGTCAATGTTCACAGATTTGAGGAATATCTAACGTTCATAAAAGATAGTGAGAACGAGCAGAATGTCGTTTATGCGGACCTGCTGATCCACGTATCCTCTTTTTTCAGGGACGAAGGCAGCTTCGAATATCTGCTCAGGTTCATATTGCCACAGGTAGTCAGACAATCCCGTGAAAAGGAGGAACAGGTACGTATATGGGTCGCCGGTTGCGCCACCGGTGAGGAAGCGTATTCTCTCGCCATGTGCCTCTATGAACTGATGGGGGACGAAAATTTTGCCAGTAAGGTGAAGATCTTCGCTACTGACCTTTCTGAGGCTGTTATTGCTACTGCCCGTAAGGCCGTATATTCCAGCACACAGGTAGCCGGTGTATCCCCCGAGCGACTGGAACGTTTCTTTATAGAAGTAGAGCAGGGATATGAGATCTCCGGGATCATCAGGGATGCCTGCGTATTCGCCTGTCACAACATGCTGACAGACCCGCCTTTCGCGAAGCTCAATCTGATCAGTTGCAGGAATGTGCTCATTTATATGCAGCCGGTGCTGCAGAAGAAAATGCTCAGCATCTTTAATTACGCACTGACCGACCGCGGCTTCCTCTGGCTGGGTAAGTCCGAAACCAACAGATCTCCCGATCTCTTTGAGATGCCCTCAAAGAAAACAAAGATCTATCTTAAAAAGAATGTAGATAAATGGACGCTGAGGAATGCGTTCCCGACTAATAAAAAAATAAAGCATATGACACCAAGCTTCGACCAGGAGAGGGATGACAATGTAGATGCACAGAAAGCGGCCGACAGTATTATACTTTCGATGTATGCACCGTCAGCAGTGTTGCTTAATGAAAAACTAGACATCATCGAATTCAGAGGTGTTACCATGCAGTTCTTCGAACATGGACCTGGTAAAGCCAGTCTGAACATCCTCAAGCTCGCCCACAGAGATCTTGTGCATAGTCTCCGGAGCGCCCTCAGTCAGGCACAGTCCACCAGGAGGAATGTTCGTAAGGAGGGCCTGACCATTACTACGGCTGGCGGCTTATTAGGCGTTTCATTTGAGATCGTGCCGATCAGCAACCTGCATGAAAATTATTACCTCGTTATCTTCAATAACCAGCCAAATGAAGTCGCCGCTGGTGAGCTGGTACCCCGCAGGGTAGACATGGCGGAGACCGCTGATGAAAAGAACCTCCGCATCTTCCAGCTGGAGAAAGAAGTGCAGCGGTATAAAGAAGAGCTCCGCGCTGTCGCGGAAGCTTACGAGGCCACCAATGAAGAACTGCAGTCAGCCAATGAGGAGCTGAAAAGTCTTAATGAAGAACTCGAAGTCTCCCAGGAAGAATTACAGGTCATCAACGACGAACTGAGTACCCGTAACAACGACCTGCTGGAACGTAACAATCAGCTCAATAATGCCCGTCTCTATGCGGAGTCCATTGTCAATACCGTACATGAATCGCTGCTGATCCTTGATACCAATATCCGTGTGGTCAGCGCCAACGCCTCCTTCTACCGCGCATTTAAAATGGAACGGAAGGAGACGGAAGGCAAACTCCTGTACGAACTGGGAAATAAACAATGGAATACCTCCGATCTCCGGTCATTGATGGAGAACCTCATGACCTCGAGAACGCCGTTCTCTAATTATGAGCTGACATATAAATCTCCTGCCAATGGTCCACGCACCATCATGATGAACGGGCAACTGATCACTTCACAGGACCTGAAAGAAGAACTGATCCTTATCGCTATAGAAGATATCACAGAAGTAAGAGAAGCGAGAGAACGCATCGCCCGTAAACAGGAACTGGTGCGCACGAACGAAGAGCGTTTGCGCTTAGCACTGGAAGGCACCCGCACCGGTACATGGGACTTTAACCCGATCTCAAAGGAACTCCTGCTGTCGGACAGAAGCCGTGAACTGTTTGGGATCACGTCAACCACTCCGCTGGAGTTTGACAGTTTTATTAAAGAAATTCTTCCTGCTGATGTACCTGCGGTACAGGCCCGTATCCATGCAGCACTGGCCGGTAAGGACAATGGACAGATCAATATCGAGTTCAGGATCAACCTTGCAGATGACAAGATGACCTGGGTCTCCTGTAAGGCGCAGGTATTCTTCGATGCCCATGGCAACGCCATCCGTGTACTGGGCGTAGTGACCGATATCACAGAAAGTAAACTGGCCGAAAAACATCTGCAGGATGTCAATAACCGCCTGAACTTCGCCCTTCAGACCGGTCGTCTTGGTTCCTGGGAACTGGAACTGGCCACCGGTATCATCAACGGGAACGATCAGTTCAGGAGTAACTTCGGCCTTTCTCCCCAGTCTAATTTCACGCAGGAAAAGCTGCTGGCACTCATACTACCGGAAGATGCCCAGCGCGCAGAGGAAGCAATGCAATATGCATTGAATAACCGCTCACTCTACGTAGAGGAATACCGTATCCGCTGGCCGGACAATTCTGTTCACTGGATCGCAGCGACCGGGCAGGGTGTCTATGAAGAAGATGGTTCTGTAAAAAAGATGATCGGTGTCACTGCCGATATCACGGAACGTAAACAGGCACAACTCCACCTGCAGCAAAGTGAAGCCTACTTCAGAATGATCGCCGACACCGCACCTGCCATGATCTGGATCGCAGAGAAAGACGGTTCCTTCTCCTTTTTTAACAAGGCATGGCAGAAGTATACCGGACGAGGGCTGGATAGAAATAAAGATAACGGCTGGTATGACATCATGCACCCGGAGGATATCGATAAGTGGAAGATCAACTTCAGCCGCTCTTCCCGCGACAGGAAAAATTTCTATGCGGAATTCCGCCTGAAACGTCACGATGGTACCTATCACTGGCTGGCATGCTCGGGTATCCCAAGGTTTAATTCGCAGGATGAATTTGTCGGATTTATCGGCGCCTGCACAGATATCGATGATCAGAAGATGGTGGAAGATGCGCTGGAAAGAAAAGTGCGGGAGAGGACCATCGCACTGGAAGATGCCAATATCAACCTGTCCAAAAGGAACCATGAACTGGAACAGTTCGTATTCATCACCTCCCACGACCTGCAGGAACCGCTCAGAAAGATCCGGCTGTTTGCCGACATGCTGGAGAGCGTGAAACCCGGTACGCCCAGTAAGATCGACACGGCGCAGTATCTCAGAAAGGTGAAACAGTCCGCTATCCGCATGTCGGACCTCATCAGGGATCTGATCGCCTACTCCCGTCTCGAACTGGGTGAGAATGCCTTCCTGCCGGTAGACCTGAATCAGATCGTGGCTAATGTTATCGAAGACTTCGAACTCCTCGTAAAAGACAAGAACGCCATCATTGATATCAACGAGCTGCCTGTCATCGATGCGGTACCGCTACAGATGAACCAGTTGTTCTATAACCTGATCGGTAATGCCCTGAAGTTCTCCCGTCCGAACGCAGCATGCCGTATCACTATAACAGCGCATAAGATCTCTGACGCTGAGATGAGCGACCTGCCTTCGCTCTCCAAAGGACCATCCTATTTCAGGATCATTGTGGCTGACAATGGGATCGGGTTTAACCAGACGTATGCGGATAAACTATTTGTCATCTTCCAGCGACTGAACCAGAAGGAAAAATTTGAAGGGACAGGTATCGGTCTCGCCCTCTGCCGTAAGATCATGGATATTCATAATGGTGATATTCAGGCATTTGGTGTGGAACATCAGGGGGCAGCCTTCCATATCATCATTCCAGAGACACAACAATAA
- a CDS encoding chemotaxis protein CheB, translating into MEIIRSQPAFCVGIGCSAGGLESVCEFFQQVVEKTGVAYVVIPHLTPEYKSRFGSILSRYTHMPVHRVETDMQMEPDHVYVLIEGKMMTTENGCLKVRQRYATEIINRSIDIFFHSMANAFQENAIGVILSGMGVDGIEGIKAIEDYNGLVMVQDPATTEFNRLPQMAINKDDPHAILPPGDIARFLMRYLGSYQQQELS; encoded by the coding sequence ATGGAAATCATTAGATCACAACCGGCTTTCTGCGTTGGCATTGGCTGCTCGGCTGGCGGGTTGGAATCGGTGTGTGAGTTTTTTCAACAAGTCGTGGAAAAAACAGGTGTTGCCTACGTGGTCATACCACATCTCACGCCCGAATACAAAAGTCGCTTCGGTAGTATTTTAAGCAGATATACCCATATGCCCGTTCACCGGGTAGAGACTGACATGCAAATGGAACCTGACCATGTGTATGTCCTCATAGAAGGCAAAATGATGACCACGGAGAATGGCTGTCTCAAAGTCAGACAGCGTTACGCTACTGAAATCATTAATCGTTCTATCGATATTTTTTTTCATTCCATGGCCAATGCGTTTCAGGAGAACGCTATTGGTGTTATCCTTTCCGGGATGGGTGTAGACGGGATCGAGGGCATTAAGGCAATAGAAGACTACAATGGACTGGTAATGGTGCAGGATCCGGCTACTACCGAATTTAACCGCCTGCCTCAGATGGCCATCAATAAAGATGATCCGCACGCCATACTGCCTCCCGGGGATATCGCCCGTTTCCTGATGAGATACCTCGGTAGCTATCAGCAACAGGAGTTGAGTTGA